A single genomic interval of Pectobacterium carotovorum harbors:
- a CDS encoding type II toxin-antitoxin system HicB family antitoxin, with protein MKKMNTLEINGQTAEISFDPETELLRGDFIGLNGGADFYADSVDGLKREGAISLAVFLDECQRDGIAPFKE; from the coding sequence ATGAAAAAGATGAACACCCTGGAAATTAATGGCCAGACGGCAGAGATCAGTTTTGACCCGGAAACCGAGCTGTTGCGCGGCGACTTTATCGGGCTGAACGGCGGAGCCGATTTTTACGCTGACAGCGTTGACGGGCTGAAACGGGAGGGGGCGATCTCGCTGGCCGTTTTTCTGGATGAGTGCCAGCGTGACGGGATCGCGCCGTTTAAAGAATAG
- a CDS encoding transcriptional regulator, with amino-acid sequence MLSQLTLRFPKNLIERLKNRATTENTSVNALAERLMETSLQGSAAGEEYLRLATDPDEALRQLYRQLILGQHFGVSSPSRATLQFLLELAHQGYSRGQGQLINISRLQVLLEITFALLDWQVENQQEVDAPYLKGTFGLRGDDWQEECRGFLQQLTPGITQDYAEQLLRPLASGAFDLNTFPDEVLATVFTRRRLQTLFPLCIYARDWDFDTRRRFMDQVRPVIPAERKTFDAGTIQFDIRISGQEPGIRSGGWYENPRLYLLLTGQDFIMPFGWESFSELLRILTVYHSHPNILHHGYQGQRAMFSPRETADNQVVIGLDTLRVYLTEARFAELVPEFVTCFSNGELTASLESLQCLYGDL; translated from the coding sequence GTGCTGAGCCAGCTAACCCTGCGTTTTCCCAAAAACCTGATTGAACGTCTGAAAAACCGCGCCACTACCGAAAATACCTCCGTCAATGCCCTGGCCGAACGGCTGATGGAAACCAGCCTGCAGGGCAGCGCTGCGGGCGAGGAATACCTGCGTCTGGCTACCGATCCGGATGAAGCCCTGCGTCAGCTGTACCGTCAGTTGATCCTGGGTCAGCATTTCGGTGTGTCGTCGCCGTCCCGAGCGACCCTGCAGTTCCTGCTGGAGCTGGCCCATCAGGGTTACAGCCGCGGGCAGGGACAGCTGATCAATATCTCCCGCCTGCAGGTGCTGCTGGAGATCACCTTTGCGCTGCTGGACTGGCAGGTGGAAAATCAGCAGGAGGTGGATGCGCCGTACCTGAAAGGCACCTTTGGGTTGCGGGGGGATGACTGGCAGGAAGAGTGCCGGGGATTTCTGCAGCAGCTCACGCCGGGGATCACCCAGGACTATGCTGAACAGCTGCTGCGGCCGCTGGCCAGCGGGGCGTTTGATCTGAATACGTTCCCGGATGAGGTACTGGCTACGGTCTTTACCCGTCGTCGGTTGCAGACCCTCTTCCCACTGTGTATCTATGCCCGTGACTGGGACTTTGACACCCGACGCCGTTTTATGGATCAGGTGCGGCCGGTGATCCCCGCAGAGCGGAAAACCTTTGATGCCGGTACGATACAATTTGATATTCGTATCAGCGGACAAGAGCCCGGTATCCGTTCCGGGGGATGGTACGAAAATCCCCGCCTGTACCTGCTGCTGACGGGGCAGGACTTTATCATGCCGTTTGGCTGGGAGTCGTTCAGCGAGCTGCTGCGCATCCTGACGGTCTATCACTCTCATCCGAACATCCTTCACCATGGCTATCAAGGCCAGCGGGCGATGTTTTCTCCCCGCGAAACGGCCGACAATCAGGTGGTCATCGGCCTCGATACCCTGCGGGTGTACCTGACTGAAGCGCGTTTTGCTGAACTGGTACCTGAGTTTGTTACCTGTTTCAGCAACGGTGAGCTGACGGCCTCGCTGGAGAGTCTGCAATGCCTGTATGGGGATCTCTGA